The Pseudocalidococcus azoricus BACA0444 genome includes a region encoding these proteins:
- the dprA gene encoding DNA-processing protein DprA, whose protein sequence is MVSDLERGYWLAWSRVTGLGPVLLKRIWQRFGSMAQAWEADLDRIAQVEGIGPKVLEQLKINRTKINPGQLLEQHQQKNPQFWTLSDPDYPRTLAEIPDPPPILYYSGQAQPAENAGQIPMVAMVGTREPTEYGKRWTRRLAELLGRHGFVVVSGLAEGIDTQAHWGCLEGGGRTIAVLGTGVDLVYPPRNRELFGEIINQGLVVSEYPSQTPPDRAHFPRRNRIIAGLCRAILIMEAPRKSGALITADMANEYGRDIYVLPGMLDNDQAIGCLSLLNRGAQVILGAGHLLELLGRTPILDAPNSASSQTANLIPRPRLDPQLDHVLDQILHLNQGQASGIPFDLIVQACELDSGSVSSALLQLELLGLVSQQPGMRYLNLCSGGQP, encoded by the coding sequence ATGGTCAGTGATTTAGAGAGGGGCTATTGGCTGGCCTGGTCGCGGGTGACAGGTTTGGGGCCAGTGCTTCTGAAGCGAATTTGGCAGCGGTTTGGTTCCATGGCCCAGGCCTGGGAGGCGGATTTAGACAGGATTGCCCAGGTGGAGGGAATTGGCCCTAAGGTGCTGGAGCAATTAAAAATCAATCGGACAAAAATAAATCCGGGTCAACTTCTAGAGCAACATCAGCAGAAAAATCCTCAGTTTTGGACTCTCTCCGACCCCGACTATCCCCGCACCCTGGCCGAAATTCCCGATCCGCCACCAATCCTTTATTACAGTGGTCAAGCTCAACCCGCAGAAAATGCTGGGCAAATTCCGATGGTGGCCATGGTGGGGACAAGGGAACCGACTGAATATGGCAAACGCTGGACAAGACGACTGGCTGAACTGTTGGGGCGACATGGGTTTGTAGTTGTTTCAGGGTTGGCAGAGGGGATTGATACCCAGGCCCATTGGGGATGTTTAGAGGGGGGTGGCCGCACTATTGCTGTGTTGGGGACAGGGGTTGATTTAGTTTATCCGCCCCGCAATCGGGAGTTATTTGGAGAAATTATCAACCAAGGCCTGGTGGTGAGTGAATACCCGAGTCAAACCCCACCGGATCGGGCCCACTTTCCCCGCCGAAATCGGATTATTGCGGGCCTGTGTCGGGCAATTTTAATCATGGAAGCTCCGCGTAAATCTGGAGCTTTGATCACCGCTGACATGGCCAACGAATATGGGCGGGATATTTATGTTTTGCCCGGAATGCTTGATAACGACCAGGCCATCGGTTGCTTAAGTTTGCTCAATCGGGGGGCGCAGGTGATTTTGGGCGCAGGGCATTTACTGGAACTCTTGGGCCGGACTCCGATTCTGGATGCACCTAATTCTGCTTCTAGTCAGACCGCTAACCTAATCCCCAGGCCCCGGCTTGATCCCCAACTGGATCACGTTTTAGATCAGATTCTCCACCTCAACCAAGGCCAGGCCAGCGGGATTCCCTTTGATTTGATTGTCCAGGCCTGTGAACTTGACTCCGGATCTGTATCCAGCGCGCTCCTCCAACTTGAACTTTTAGGATTAGTGAGCCAACAGCCGGGAATGCGTTATCTAAATCTCTGTTCTGGGGGCCAACCCTAG
- the wbaP gene encoding undecaprenyl-phosphate galactose phosphotransferase WbaP has protein sequence MLKTRQQAWGWPKLRLGYAWMMSLGFLAGDVVSLGLAVTLSVWGRWIFDGQYYPSLYLAWLPLLVFFPLAYAIVGLYPGVGMSPVDELRWLSLMTTLVYTVLGSVIFLVREGETYSRLVFLIAWVLSLLMIPIGRGMLRHFASGQAWWGQPVIILGAGKTGELVLRTLLHNPGLGLKPVVLLDDDPAKQGEVLEGVVIRGGVAQAPQLAQKLKISYAIVAMPGVDPRRLVQILENYGHCFEHLLVIPDLFGLASLWVESKDLAGLLSLEVRQQLLLPLPRFTKACIDFCLSVVIGLACFPLLLIIAALIYLDCPGPIFYTQARLGRNGKTFYAVKFRSMLPDADQILAAYLERFPEYQQEWEQDHKLKQDPRLTRVGWWLRRTSLDELPQLWNVLRGEMSLVGPRPIVTDEIPKYEEKYALYTRVKPGITGLWQVSGRNNISYEERVNLDAYYVRNWSVWLDFYILLRTIWVVLMADGAY, from the coding sequence ATGTTAAAAACCAGACAGCAAGCTTGGGGTTGGCCAAAATTACGGCTGGGCTATGCATGGATGATGTCCCTGGGCTTCCTGGCGGGGGATGTGGTGAGCCTCGGGTTAGCCGTTACCCTCAGTGTTTGGGGACGTTGGATTTTTGACGGACAATATTACCCCTCCCTCTACCTGGCCTGGTTGCCCCTCTTAGTATTTTTTCCCCTGGCCTATGCCATTGTCGGTCTATATCCAGGGGTGGGGATGAGTCCGGTGGATGAGTTACGCTGGCTGAGTTTAATGACCACGCTGGTTTATACCGTGCTGGGATCCGTAATTTTTCTAGTTCGAGAGGGTGAGACCTATTCCCGGTTAGTCTTTCTAATTGCCTGGGTTTTATCGCTGTTGATGATTCCAATCGGGCGGGGGATGTTGCGGCATTTTGCCAGTGGCCAGGCCTGGTGGGGGCAACCCGTGATTATCTTGGGGGCCGGGAAAACGGGGGAGTTGGTCTTAAGAACCTTGCTCCATAACCCTGGCCTGGGTCTGAAACCCGTTGTCCTCCTCGACGATGATCCGGCTAAACAGGGAGAGGTGCTGGAGGGGGTTGTGATTCGGGGAGGGGTCGCCCAGGCCCCGCAGTTAGCCCAAAAGTTGAAAATTTCCTATGCGATTGTGGCCATGCCAGGGGTTGATCCACGGCGATTAGTCCAAATCTTAGAAAACTACGGCCATTGTTTTGAGCATCTGTTAGTGATTCCAGATCTCTTTGGCCTGGCCAGTTTATGGGTCGAGTCTAAGGATTTAGCCGGTTTATTATCCCTGGAAGTCAGACAACAACTCCTCCTGCCACTACCCCGATTTACCAAGGCCTGCATTGATTTTTGCCTCTCGGTGGTGATTGGCCTGGCCTGCTTTCCCCTGTTGCTGATCATTGCGGCTCTCATTTACCTGGACTGCCCGGGCCCGATTTTCTACACCCAGGCCCGGCTTGGTCGCAATGGCAAAACTTTTTACGCCGTGAAATTTCGCTCCATGCTCCCCGATGCTGATCAAATTCTGGCGGCCTATTTGGAACGTTTTCCCGAGTATCAACAGGAATGGGAGCAGGATCACAAGCTGAAACAAGATCCCCGCTTAACTCGTGTCGGTTGGTGGTTACGGCGGACAAGCCTAGATGAATTGCCCCAACTCTGGAATGTACTGCGGGGGGAAATGAGCTTAGTGGGGCCGCGGCCGATTGTCACCGATGAAATTCCCAAATATGAGGAAAAATATGCCCTCTATACCCGCGTCAAACCAGGGATTACGGGCCTGTGGCAGGTATCAGGACGCAATAATATCTCCTATGAAGAACGAGTCAACCTAGATGCCTACTATGTCCGTAACTGGTCGGTATGGCTAGATTTTTATATTCTCTTACGGACTATTTGGGTGGTTTTGATGGCAGACGGGGCCTACTAA
- the aroA gene encoding 3-phosphoshikimate 1-carboxyvinyltransferase: MTTALTLLAPDTWQIRPGDYALQGTVMIPGDKSISHRALMLGALAAGQTEIRGLLLGDDPRSTAACFQALGATISELNSDCVVIQGIGNLQEAADVLDAGNSGTTLRLMLGILASQPGKFYAVTGDSSLRGRPMKRVVQPLQSMGATIWGRGQGNFAPLAVQGQTLQAIHYHSPIASAQVKSCLLLAGLHTPGITTITEPALSRDHSERMLKAFGATLEVDPELCQVSITGPGQLQGQQVTVPGDISSAAFWLVAAAITPGSELFLPNVGVNPTRTGVLEVLEAMGANITQENMRIVTGEPVADLRVSSSPLQATVIEGKILPRLIDEVPILAVAAAFAQGTTVIRDAAELRVKESDRLQAIATQLGRMGVKVTELPDGLEIIGGEVLQGAEVDSWGDHRMAMSLAIAGLQAKGTTTIQRGAAATVSYPNFTESLEAVLQSP, translated from the coding sequence ATGACGACTGCCCTCACCCTGCTCGCCCCCGATACCTGGCAGATCCGGCCTGGAGATTATGCCTTACAGGGAACAGTCATGATTCCTGGGGACAAATCCATTTCCCACCGGGCCTTGATGTTGGGGGCCTTGGCAGCGGGGCAAACTGAAATTCGGGGCCTGCTGTTGGGGGATGATCCCCGAAGTACGGCCGCCTGTTTCCAGGCCTTGGGAGCAACCATTTCCGAGCTAAATAGTGATTGTGTAGTCATTCAGGGAATCGGAAATCTTCAGGAAGCGGCCGATGTGTTGGATGCCGGTAATTCCGGAACCACATTGCGCCTGATGTTGGGAATTTTAGCCAGTCAGCCCGGAAAGTTTTATGCCGTGACGGGAGATAGTTCACTCCGGGGCCGGCCGATGAAGCGGGTTGTCCAGCCTTTACAATCAATGGGCGCAACGATTTGGGGGCGGGGACAGGGGAATTTTGCGCCATTGGCGGTGCAAGGACAGACCCTCCAAGCCATCCACTACCATTCCCCGATTGCCTCGGCTCAAGTCAAATCCTGTCTCCTCTTAGCTGGACTCCATACCCCCGGCATCACCACAATTACCGAACCCGCCCTCTCCCGGGATCACAGTGAACGGATGTTGAAGGCCTTTGGGGCGACCTTAGAGGTGGATCCAGAATTATGTCAGGTCAGCATTACGGGGCCTGGGCAATTACAGGGGCAACAGGTCACAGTCCCAGGGGATATTAGTTCGGCGGCCTTTTGGTTGGTGGCGGCGGCAATTACACCCGGCTCAGAGCTATTTTTACCCAATGTTGGTGTTAATCCCACCCGGACAGGCGTTTTAGAAGTCTTGGAGGCAATGGGGGCAAACATTACCCAGGAGAATATGCGGATTGTGACCGGGGAACCCGTGGCGGATTTACGAGTCAGTAGTAGTCCCCTCCAGGCCACGGTGATTGAAGGTAAGATTCTACCTCGCTTGATTGATGAAGTCCCGATTTTGGCGGTGGCGGCGGCCTTTGCCCAAGGAACAACAGTGATTCGGGATGCGGCGGAATTGCGGGTGAAAGAAAGTGATCGCCTCCAGGCCATTGCCACCCAGTTAGGTCGGATGGGAGTGAAAGTCACGGAATTACCCGATGGCCTGGAAATTATCGGCGGGGAAGTCCTTCAGGGGGCAGAGGTGGATAGTTGGGGGGATCACCGCATGGCCATGAGTTTGGCGATTGCCGGATTACAGGCCAAGGGAACAACCACCATTCAACGCGGGGCAGCGGCCACAGTCTCCTATCCCAACTTCACCGAGAGCCTAGAGGCCGTGTTGCAATCCCCATAA
- the hypB gene encoding hydrogenase nickel incorporation protein HypB codes for MHQTFDAALGINLLHANQTGADHNRAHFDQWGITCCNIMSSPGAGKTSLLEATLQHLSLKLKMAVIEGDMTTELDANRLRQYGVPVIAINTGRSCHLDAQMVAGGLDQFSEHYHPADFDLVLVENVGNLVCPAEFEVGEHYKVALLSVTEGEDKPLKYPIMFREADCLLITKTDLAPYVDADLERIISNVREINPDVAIFPVSAKTGAGLGDWFGWLEQVAPRPVLSKS; via the coding sequence ATGCACCAAACCTTTGACGCTGCTTTAGGGATAAATCTGCTCCATGCCAATCAAACCGGGGCGGATCATAATCGGGCCCATTTTGACCAGTGGGGAATCACCTGCTGCAACATCATGAGTAGCCCAGGGGCGGGGAAAACAAGTTTATTAGAAGCCACTTTGCAACACCTGAGCCTGAAACTGAAAATGGCCGTGATTGAAGGGGATATGACCACCGAGTTAGATGCAAATCGTTTGCGCCAATATGGTGTGCCAGTGATTGCCATCAATACGGGGCGTTCCTGTCATTTAGATGCCCAAATGGTGGCCGGGGGGTTAGATCAGTTTTCTGAACATTACCATCCCGCTGATTTTGACTTGGTGTTAGTGGAAAATGTCGGTAATTTGGTCTGTCCGGCGGAGTTTGAAGTTGGTGAGCATTACAAGGTGGCCTTACTGAGTGTGACGGAAGGAGAAGATAAACCCCTCAAATATCCGATCATGTTTCGGGAGGCGGATTGTTTACTGATTACGAAAACGGATTTAGCTCCCTATGTGGATGCAGATTTAGAAAGAATTATCAGTAATGTCCGAGAAATTAACCCGGATGTTGCGATTTTTCCCGTATCTGCCAAGACTGGAGCCGGCCTGGGAGATTGGTTTGGGTGGTTAGAACAAGTTGCCCCTCGACCAGTTTTATCTAAGTCATAG
- a CDS encoding aspartate kinase translates to MSLIVQKYGGTSVGSVERIQAVAQRVIQTVKSGHQVVVVVSAMGKTTDGLVKLANELSPNPSCRELDMLLATGEQVSIALLSIALQALGQDAISLTGAQVGITTETAHTRARILDISTERLKRHLSEGKVVVVAGFQGISNSADLEVTTLGRGGSDTSAVALAAALEADLCEIYTDVPGILTTDPRLVPDAQLMAEITCDEMLELASLGAKVLHPRAVEIARNYGVQMVVRSSWTNEPGTKVISPIAPKAPTANLELGKPVDGVRLDLDQAKVALLRVADRPGIAASLFGELAQQNLDVDLIIQSIHEATTNDIAFTVQKACLNPAAAVASAFNPSNPGQSPLQAPEVLVDDSIAKVSIIGAGMIGRPGVAAQMFSTLAQAGINLQLISTSEVNVSCTVSQADATKAVRLLQDTFDVHTALPEFDPQTTADQPPVRGVALDIQQAQLAVRQVPDLPGMAAQIFQTLADAGVSVDMIIQSQRSRPVNHQMTRDIAFTVAQADADIAHGILKDRAPAWGCGDIDLLLDVAKVSIVGIGMIRRPGIAAKMFAALAQAGINIQMIATSEIRVSCVVAETDGITALQAIHAAFGLGTPSKI, encoded by the coding sequence ATGAGTTTAATTGTTCAAAAATATGGCGGTACTTCCGTTGGTTCTGTAGAGCGCATCCAGGCCGTGGCCCAGCGAGTCATTCAGACGGTCAAATCCGGGCATCAAGTCGTGGTCGTGGTGTCGGCGATGGGGAAAACAACCGATGGCCTGGTCAAACTTGCCAATGAACTAAGCCCCAATCCGTCTTGCCGGGAACTGGATATGCTGTTGGCCACCGGGGAGCAGGTTTCCATTGCCCTTTTGAGTATTGCCCTCCAAGCCCTGGGACAGGATGCCATTTCCTTGACTGGGGCCCAAGTTGGCATCACCACCGAAACAGCCCACACCCGGGCCCGGATTTTAGATATTTCCACTGAGCGGTTGAAACGGCATTTGTCCGAAGGCAAGGTGGTGGTTGTCGCTGGATTTCAAGGGATTAGTAACAGTGCTGATTTAGAAGTGACAACCTTGGGCCGGGGTGGCTCGGATACTTCAGCGGTGGCCTTGGCAGCGGCCTTAGAAGCAGATCTCTGTGAAATTTATACGGATGTGCCAGGCATTTTAACCACTGACCCGCGCCTGGTTCCCGATGCCCAACTGATGGCGGAAATTACCTGTGACGAGATGCTGGAATTGGCCAGTTTGGGAGCCAAAGTCCTCCATCCCCGCGCTGTGGAAATTGCCCGGAACTACGGCGTGCAGATGGTGGTGCGCTCCAGTTGGACCAATGAACCGGGGACAAAAGTGATTTCCCCAATAGCCCCCAAAGCCCCAACCGCAAACTTAGAACTGGGTAAGCCGGTAGATGGGGTTCGCCTCGATTTAGACCAGGCCAAGGTGGCGTTATTGCGGGTGGCGGATCGACCGGGAATTGCTGCAAGCTTGTTTGGCGAATTAGCCCAGCAAAACCTGGATGTAGATTTAATTATTCAGTCCATCCATGAAGCGACCACCAATGATATTGCCTTTACGGTGCAAAAAGCTTGTCTCAATCCTGCTGCGGCCGTTGCTTCTGCCTTTAACCCCAGCAATCCCGGTCAATCCCCCCTCCAGGCCCCGGAAGTGCTTGTGGATGACAGTATTGCGAAAGTCAGCATTATTGGCGCGGGAATGATTGGGCGGCCAGGGGTGGCGGCGCAAATGTTTTCGACTCTCGCCCAGGCCGGGATTAACCTACAACTGATCTCCACCTCAGAAGTAAACGTCAGTTGTACCGTGAGCCAAGCCGATGCCACGAAAGCCGTACGATTACTCCAGGATACTTTTGACGTTCATACTGCCTTACCGGAATTTGACCCCCAAACCACAGCGGATCAGCCTCCTGTGCGCGGTGTTGCCCTAGATATTCAGCAAGCCCAATTGGCCGTGCGTCAGGTTCCCGATTTGCCGGGGATGGCTGCCCAAATTTTCCAGACCTTAGCCGATGCCGGGGTGAGTGTAGATATGATCATTCAGTCCCAGCGGTCGCGGCCAGTGAATCATCAAATGACCCGCGATATTGCCTTTACCGTGGCCCAAGCGGATGCTGATATTGCCCATGGAATCTTGAAAGATCGCGCTCCAGCCTGGGGGTGTGGCGATATTGATCTCCTGCTTGATGTGGCGAAAGTTAGCATTGTTGGGATCGGAATGATTCGGCGGCCAGGGATTGCAGCGAAAATGTTTGCGGCCTTGGCCCAGGCCGGGATTAACATTCAAATGATTGCCACCTCGGAAATTCGAGTCAGTTGTGTGGTCGCCGAAACCGATGGGATCACAGCCCTCCAAGCGATTCATGCGGCCTTTGGCCTGGGAACACCAAGCAAAATTTAA
- the purS gene encoding phosphoribosylformylglycinamidine synthase subunit PurS, with protein sequence MPQFQANVYVTLRPSVLDPAGVAVQAGIHHLGYSGVEQVRIGKFIQLSLTATDEAQAKTQLESICDQLLANSVIEVYRFELMEIVPKTPLTTN encoded by the coding sequence ATGCCCCAATTCCAGGCCAACGTGTATGTCACCTTACGCCCCTCGGTACTAGACCCGGCCGGTGTAGCCGTGCAAGCAGGTATCCATCACCTCGGTTACAGTGGGGTCGAGCAGGTGCGAATTGGCAAATTTATTCAACTATCACTGACAGCAACGGATGAAGCTCAGGCCAAAACCCAACTGGAAAGTATTTGCGATCAACTCTTAGCTAATTCTGTCATTGAAGTCTATCGGTTTGAGTTAATGGAAATTGTACCGAAAACTCCCTTAACCACTAATTAG
- a CDS encoding SPFH domain-containing protein, with protein sequence MGEFFGFLILLALGGSGVASTVRIINQSNMALVERLGSYSRRLEPGLNFVVPVLDKVVYQETIREKVLDIPPQQCITRDNVAISVDAVVYWRILDMERAYYKVENLKMAMINLVLTQIRSEMGKLELDETFTARSQVNEMLLQELDVATDPWGVKVTRVELRDIVPSKAVQESMEMQMTAERRKRAAILTSEGEREAAVNSARGKAEAQVLDAEAQKKSSILAAEADQKVVILKAQAEQQDQILRAQGTAEAMKVVAKALREDPQAREALQFLLARGYLDMGEKIGNSDSSKVMFMDPRAIPATLEGVRALLENTPNA encoded by the coding sequence ATGGGTGAATTCTTTGGGTTTTTGATCCTGTTAGCCTTAGGCGGATCGGGAGTGGCCAGCACTGTCCGGATTATCAATCAAAGCAACATGGCCCTAGTCGAGCGGCTGGGAAGTTACAGTCGGCGGTTAGAACCCGGTCTCAATTTTGTCGTCCCAGTCTTAGATAAAGTCGTCTATCAAGAAACGATTCGCGAAAAAGTCCTCGATATTCCCCCCCAACAGTGCATTACCCGTGACAATGTAGCCATCAGTGTGGATGCCGTGGTCTATTGGCGCATCTTGGACATGGAGCGGGCCTACTACAAAGTCGAAAATCTGAAAATGGCCATGATCAACTTAGTCTTAACCCAAATCCGCTCTGAGATGGGGAAATTAGAACTCGATGAAACCTTCACTGCCCGCTCTCAAGTCAATGAAATGCTCTTGCAAGAACTGGATGTGGCCACGGATCCCTGGGGAGTGAAGGTAACAAGGGTGGAGTTGCGGGATATTGTCCCCTCCAAGGCCGTGCAAGAATCCATGGAAATGCAAATGACCGCCGAACGCCGCAAACGGGCCGCCATCCTCACCTCGGAAGGGGAACGGGAAGCTGCGGTTAACAGTGCTAGGGGGAAAGCGGAAGCCCAAGTGTTAGATGCAGAAGCTCAAAAAAAGTCCTCGATTTTAGCGGCCGAAGCCGATCAAAAGGTGGTGATTCTCAAAGCCCAGGCCGAGCAACAGGATCAAATTCTCCGGGCCCAAGGCACTGCGGAAGCGATGAAAGTGGTGGCCAAGGCGTTGCGAGAAGATCCCCAAGCTCGGGAAGCCCTCCAGTTTCTTTTGGCCCGTGGCTATTTAGATATGGGTGAGAAAATTGGCAACAGTGACAGCAGCAAAGTGATGTTTATGGATCCCCGAGCTATTCCGGCCACATTGGAAGGGGTGCGCGCCTTGTTGGAGAATACCCCGAACGCCTAA
- a CDS encoding TIGR04283 family arsenosugar biosynthesis glycosyltransferase translates to MPGTSIIIPTLNEAKTLERTLNHLAILNPTPEEIIIVDGGSQDATLNIAQASNLKNLKLITSPQPGRSIQMNLGAAQAKGEYLCFLHADTLVPDDLVAVICEILAQPQIAGIGFISLMTGSQITRWGISLHNYLKTYYAPFLFRPYLFWWRGLRLLFGDQVICCRRSQFQACGGYDPTLPIMEEADLCLKLTQFGAIKQVNRIVVSSDRRVAAWGAWKATGIYLGIGVLWGLGVSANTLKKFYQDVR, encoded by the coding sequence ATGCCTGGAACTTCAATCATTATTCCCACCTTAAACGAAGCGAAAACCCTTGAACGCACCCTCAACCATTTAGCGATTCTGAATCCCACTCCCGAAGAAATCATTATTGTCGATGGGGGCAGTCAAGATGCAACCCTAAATATTGCCCAGGCCAGCAATCTCAAAAATCTCAAATTAATCACATCACCCCAACCCGGCCGATCCATCCAAATGAATTTAGGGGCAGCCCAGGCCAAGGGAGAGTATTTATGTTTCCTCCATGCCGACACCCTCGTTCCTGATGATTTAGTGGCCGTGATTTGTGAAATTTTAGCCCAACCTCAAATTGCTGGCATTGGTTTTATTTCCCTGATGACCGGGAGTCAGATCACACGCTGGGGAATTTCGCTCCATAACTATCTCAAAACCTATTATGCTCCGTTTTTATTTCGGCCTTATTTATTTTGGTGGCGAGGGTTACGGCTGCTGTTTGGGGATCAGGTGATTTGTTGTCGGCGGTCTCAATTCCAGGCCTGTGGGGGCTATGATCCAACCTTACCGATTATGGAAGAAGCCGATTTATGCTTAAAACTCACCCAATTTGGTGCCATTAAACAGGTGAATCGAATCGTGGTGTCATCAGATCGGCGGGTGGCAGCTTGGGGGGCCTGGAAAGCAACGGGAATTTATCTAGGAATTGGGGTTCTCTGGGGCCTGGGAGTGTCTGCCAATACCTTGAAAAAATTTTATCAGGATGTTCGCTAG
- the arsS gene encoding arsenosugar biosynthesis radical SAM (seleno)protein ArsS (Some members of this family are selenoproteins.), protein MPPSRSTIPSPQTQLDLLNSLELSGVCHQGNFQATLAAHDQHSLWRGNLEILQINLGKLCNLACEHCHVDAGPTRTQENMDRRLVDTCLRALDLTAATTVDITGGAPELNPHFRYLVEESVARGKKVIDRCNLTVLLLPGMTDLPAWLGARGVEIVCSLPDFAAVGTDQQRGTGTFAKSITALQALNAAGYGQGDPQRQLVLVSNPVTPQLAKFNPCIEKSWRDTLQSNYGVTFDRLITLNNMPIARYLDYLQTQGELTTYLELLVKSFNPQTISGLMCRNTLSVAWNGKLYDCDFNQMLDLPILNAKGEPLLIQDFEPSQLQRRAIMTNRHCFGCTAGAGSSCSGAIAT, encoded by the coding sequence ATGCCCCCCAGCCGCAGCACCATTCCCAGCCCCCAGACCCAACTTGATCTACTCAACTCCTTGGAGTTAAGCGGTGTATGTCATCAGGGGAATTTCCAGGCCACCTTAGCCGCCCATGATCAACATTCTCTCTGGCGGGGAAATTTGGAGATTTTGCAAATTAACTTGGGAAAGCTTTGTAACTTGGCCTGTGAACATTGTCATGTGGATGCCGGGCCAACTCGTACCCAAGAAAATATGGATCGGCGGCTGGTGGATACCTGCTTACGGGCCTTGGATTTGACGGCTGCAACAACGGTGGATATTACGGGGGGCGCGCCAGAACTGAATCCCCATTTTCGCTATTTGGTTGAGGAGTCTGTAGCGCGGGGCAAAAAAGTCATTGATCGCTGTAATTTAACGGTGCTGCTGTTACCAGGGATGACGGATTTACCGGCCTGGTTGGGGGCGCGCGGGGTAGAAATTGTTTGTTCGTTGCCGGATTTTGCCGCAGTAGGTACTGATCAACAACGGGGAACTGGAACTTTTGCTAAATCAATCACCGCCTTACAGGCCTTAAATGCCGCCGGTTACGGACAAGGGGATCCCCAACGGCAACTCGTCTTAGTTTCTAATCCAGTTACCCCCCAACTTGCTAAATTCAATCCTTGTATTGAAAAGTCTTGGCGCGACACCTTGCAAAGTAATTATGGAGTCACCTTTGACCGCCTGATTACCCTCAATAATATGCCCATTGCCCGCTATTTAGATTACTTACAAACTCAAGGAGAACTAACAACCTATTTAGAACTCCTCGTCAAATCCTTTAATCCCCAGACTATTTCTGGCTTGATGTGTCGCAACACCCTGTCCGTGGCCTGGAATGGCAAGTTATATGACTGTGACTTTAACCAAATGCTCGATTTACCGATCCTCAATGCCAAGGGAGAACCGCTTCTAATTCAGGATTTTGAGCCAAGCCAACTCCAGCGGCGTGCTATTATGACCAATCGGCATTGCTTTGGCTGTACGGCAGGAGCGGGGAGTTCCTGTAGTGGTGCAATAGCAACTTAA